From a region of the Apis mellifera strain DH4 linkage group LG2, Amel_HAv3.1, whole genome shotgun sequence genome:
- the LOC412010 gene encoding general transcription factor IIH subunit 4 isoform X2 yields MSNTISGKNLLRPTGLQCKNLQEYLKSRPSEVLNKLYHNPPICLAVFRELPVIAKHYVMRLLFVEQPVPQAVIASWCSKLHFEEHQKVVLVLNELNVWNEASIPGGLPGWILNTTFKKNLKIVLLGGGKPWTMSNQLETDSKPRDVAFLDSYALERWECVLHYMVGSQQQEGISADAVRILLHAGLMKRDEADGSPVITQAGFQFLLLETASQVWYFILQYLDTIEARGLDLVECLTFLFQLNFSTLGKDYSTEGMSEGLLTFLQHLREFGLVYQRKRKAGRFYPTRLALNIATGQNKPLSRDPEKEGYIVVETNYRVYAYTNSNLQVALLGLFCEMLYRFPNLVVSILTRDSVRQALKSGITATQIVGNMLIVK; encoded by the exons atgtcaaATACAATAAgtggaaaaaatttgttaagacCTACTGGATTGCAATGTAAAAATcttcaagaatatttaaaatcacgtCCATCagaagtattaaataaattatatcataatccTCCAATTTGTTTGGCTGTTTTTCGTGAATTGCCAGTAATAGCAAAACATTATGTTAtgagattattatttgttgaacAACCAGTTCCTCAAGCAGTCATTGCTTCTTGGTGTTCCAAGCTTCATTTTGAAGAACATCAAAAAGTAGTTCTAGtacttaatgaattaaatgtgTGGAATGAAGCATCAATACCAGGTGGACTTCCTGGATGGATTCTAAATACAACATTCaagaaaaacttaaaaattgttcttttgGGCGGTGGAAAACCATGGACAATGTCAAACCAATTAGAAACTGATAGCAAACCTAGAGATGTTGCATTTTTAGATTCATATGCACTAGAAAGGTGGGAATGTGTATTACATTATATGGTTGGTTCACAGCAACAAGAAg GTATATCTGCTGATGCTGTTAGAATTCTTTTACATGCTGGATTAATGAAGCGAGATGAAGCTGATGGAAGTCCAGTTATTACACAAGCaggttttcaatttttattattggaaactGCATCACAg gtgtggtattttattttacaatatttagatACAATAGAAGCAAGAGGACTTGATTTGGTTGAATGTCttacttttttattccaattaaatttttcaacactTGGTAAAGATTATAGTACTGAAGGAATGTCTGAAggtttattaacatttttgcaACATTTAAGAGAGTTTGGTCTCGTTTATCAAAGGAAACGAAAAGCAGGAAg ATTTTATCCTACAAGATTAGCACTAAATATTGCAACTGGACAAAACAAACCATTATCTAGAGATCCAGAGAAAGAAGGTTATATTGTTGTTGAAACAAATTACAGAGTATATGCTtatacaaattcaaatttacaagTTGCTTTACTTGGTTTATTTTGTGAAATGTTATAtag atTTCCAAATTTAGTTGTATCAATATTAACAAGAGATTCTGTACGTCAAGCCTTAAAAAGTGGAATTACTGCTACGCAAATTGTTgg CAACATGCTCATAGTAAAATGA
- the LOC412010 gene encoding general transcription factor IIH subunit 4 isoform X1 produces MSNTISGKNLLRPTGLQCKNLQEYLKSRPSEVLNKLYHNPPICLAVFRELPVIAKHYVMRLLFVEQPVPQAVIASWCSKLHFEEHQKVVLVLNELNVWNEASIPGGLPGWILNTTFKKNLKIVLLGGGKPWTMSNQLETDSKPRDVAFLDSYALERWECVLHYMVGSQQQEGISADAVRILLHAGLMKRDEADGSPVITQAGFQFLLLETASQVWYFILQYLDTIEARGLDLVECLTFLFQLNFSTLGKDYSTEGMSEGLLTFLQHLREFGLVYQRKRKAGRFYPTRLALNIATGQNKPLSRDPEKEGYIVVETNYRVYAYTNSNLQVALLGLFCEMLYRFPNLVVSILTRDSVRQALKSGITATQIVGYLQQHAHSKMIEAGPPILPPTIVDQIKLWENERNRFIFSEGVLYSQFLSQTDFEVLRDHALSTGVLIWQSERKRTMVVTKAGHDDVKKFWKRYSKGSS; encoded by the exons atgtcaaATACAATAAgtggaaaaaatttgttaagacCTACTGGATTGCAATGTAAAAATcttcaagaatatttaaaatcacgtCCATCagaagtattaaataaattatatcataatccTCCAATTTGTTTGGCTGTTTTTCGTGAATTGCCAGTAATAGCAAAACATTATGTTAtgagattattatttgttgaacAACCAGTTCCTCAAGCAGTCATTGCTTCTTGGTGTTCCAAGCTTCATTTTGAAGAACATCAAAAAGTAGTTCTAGtacttaatgaattaaatgtgTGGAATGAAGCATCAATACCAGGTGGACTTCCTGGATGGATTCTAAATACAACATTCaagaaaaacttaaaaattgttcttttgGGCGGTGGAAAACCATGGACAATGTCAAACCAATTAGAAACTGATAGCAAACCTAGAGATGTTGCATTTTTAGATTCATATGCACTAGAAAGGTGGGAATGTGTATTACATTATATGGTTGGTTCACAGCAACAAGAAg GTATATCTGCTGATGCTGTTAGAATTCTTTTACATGCTGGATTAATGAAGCGAGATGAAGCTGATGGAAGTCCAGTTATTACACAAGCaggttttcaatttttattattggaaactGCATCACAg gtgtggtattttattttacaatatttagatACAATAGAAGCAAGAGGACTTGATTTGGTTGAATGTCttacttttttattccaattaaatttttcaacactTGGTAAAGATTATAGTACTGAAGGAATGTCTGAAggtttattaacatttttgcaACATTTAAGAGAGTTTGGTCTCGTTTATCAAAGGAAACGAAAAGCAGGAAg ATTTTATCCTACAAGATTAGCACTAAATATTGCAACTGGACAAAACAAACCATTATCTAGAGATCCAGAGAAAGAAGGTTATATTGTTGTTGAAACAAATTACAGAGTATATGCTtatacaaattcaaatttacaagTTGCTTTACTTGGTTTATTTTGTGAAATGTTATAtag atTTCCAAATTTAGTTGTATCAATATTAACAAGAGATTCTGTACGTCAAGCCTTAAAAAGTGGAATTACTGCTACGCAAATTGTTgg TTATTTGCAGCAACATGCTCATAGTAAAATGATAGAGGCAGGTCCTCCAATTTTACCTCCTACTATAGTAgatcaaattaaattgtgggaaaatgaaaggaatagatttatatttagcgAAGGAGTTTTGTACAGtcaatttctttctcaaaCTGATTTTGAAGTACTTAGAGATCATGCTCTTTCTACTGGAGTATTAATTTGGCAAAGTGAaag aaAACGGACAATGGTAGTTACAAAAGCAGGACATgatgatgtaaaaaaattttggaaacgaTATTCTAAAGGTTCCAGTTAA